Within Acomys russatus chromosome 7, mAcoRus1.1, whole genome shotgun sequence, the genomic segment TAGCTACAGATTTATTTCACTAGGTGTTGCAGAATTCAAGTCAGACACAGAAAAGCATCTATCTTTGATCTATTAATCATTTATCTTCCTGGGAACATGAGTGAAGCATCAGTTAGTGTCATAGATGAAGCCAGTGTGACGGTGTAAGGTGCAAATTGTGACAATTTTTAAAGCTAACATTTACTTATTATGGGTTTGTCATGTGCCAGATACCATCTCATGTACTTTTTCACTTATGAGATGTGCACATGGAGGAATTAGGAGTTTgaggaccgccccccccccaaagtgcaTGTCAACAGAATACAGGCATAGGGAAGAGAGGCATACCAACAGTGCGCTTCTTGAGGTATTCAAGATGGAATCAGTGTAGACTGCCCTGCTCCCCTACTCCCCTGCTCGAGGCTGGTGATCTCTTGGcttggctgggctgggctaggctgagctgggctgggccCCTCCTCCTTCATGAAAATTCCACACACTAGGCTCTTAACCCAGGACCCTGAGGCCTGACCTGCTTTTCCCAGTCTCAGCGGAACTAACTCTTAAGAACCTCATGTCCCTGGACAGTTAGGCTGTGATGAAATCTAAGGCAGGAGCCCTGGGTCCTGGCGCGTGGGACTCCAGCCGCCTGTCTGTCACTCTTGGAGCTGCTTTGCTTGCTGCGTGGGCCAGCTGAAAATAAAACGGGCTAACCGCATAGCATCAAAACCCTCTCCCAGACTCCTACTGGAAAGAGAGGGGCGTGAGGGAGATTAGGTCCGAGTCACCACCTGTGCTGCAGGGCCTCATCTCCACCCAATTCCCCTAGTCAGTAGCACTCAGGCTCCAGGGAAGCCTAGCGGGGAACTTGCGACACAGACTAGCAGAGCCCCCTAGCAGTGCGCCTGCGAGCCGCGCCCGGACACGCCCCCTCCGGCGCGCTCCGCAGCCCCGCCTCCCGGCCCGGAAGTGCGCACGCGCGCCGGCAAGATGGAGGCTGCGGCTGAGCCGCTGCGGACTGTCCGCCGCCTCTCCCGCGTGCTGCTCTTCCTCTCCCAGTGCTACATTCTCTCGGGCGATGGTGAGTTCAGAGCCGGGGGCCGCCTCGGGCGAGCAGGTGGTAGGAGGGATCCAGAAGCCGGGGGAGGCCGGCGACGGAAGACTGGGCGCCGCAGCTCTCCGGGCCACGGCCGCCCTGCGCTCCAGCCGGCCGGGAACCGAACCCGAGTCCACACCGTTGTGTCCGTTTCATGAACCATTATCTGCCCAGTGCAGCCTCTACCTATTAAGCACACAAACCAAGGGTATCATATCCCAGGATAACATGTTTCTCTAATTGTAGGATCCTTAAATTTAGAACATTCGCAGCCgctggctcagtcaataaaggaTCCGGGCCCAACACGTACATTCACAGTAGTTCCCAGGGCAGCAGGTactagacattttcttttttagtaaatGTGCATATTTATTTGAGTAGTTTTTCCGCCCTTTCTGTTTCCGATAAGCATTTCTTTAGTAAACGAAGTTGGCTTTTGTTTGGGGCTATTTCGTGTGTTGCTGTTTAGGTATGTAAATTAAGGGCGGACAGCTGCTTTTAAGCAGACGGTCTTTGGTTGATTCCGTTTTGAAATCTGTAACTCACCTCTTCATCCAGCCCGGCAGGACTCctcatttctgtttattatttaaCACTCTCACCCAGTGTCTTAACCAGTGCTGTTTTCCCTTgagtttaaacaaaacaaaacaaaacagattctgccatgcttccctaATGTTAATGTGATTCTCAAGGCCATGAAGGGCTGGGCTGTAATCTGAGTGGGGTCCGGCTGTTGGGGTTGTGAGGAGATTACCGCTTTGGGATCTTTGTTCCCTCATCTTTCTGGTCATTGTAGTTAGCCTAACTTAAGGCCATTTTCCCTTTGTGATCTGAACCTTCCAAGCTCGGGCCACAAGGAGATAGGAACAATAGGGGGAAATGGCATTTTACAGAGTGGACCACTTCAGACCAGCTTCACGTATTGCTGCTTTGCTAAGTGGATGCTGGTTCTTCTGGTTCATCTCTTTGGAGTTCTGTTGTTTCAATGACTTAGACTTGAAACGGGCAGAGGTATTTCACGAATCCTTATTCGGACGTATATACTAATAACAGTATTAACAGAATTGGAGTCCCGAGGGTGTCCATAGCTTCATTTTTCTATCAGTAAATTCCCTGGGATTTGGCATAGGCACCCAGGCTTTAGTTTTCCATTTGGGCCAGTAGCTATTGAGTGTCTAAGTTGGACCCAGCGTTTTCCCTGCATTGCCTATCAGTGAGCACCATCAGTTTTCGTAGCCACTTGGGAAACAGGAATGAaatggtttttttggtttttttgtttgtttgtttacaaatgTCACACAAGTTACCAGGTCACAGCTAGCTGGTGACAGAACTACTCTTAGGTTGCAGGTGTCATAGGTTCCAAGTCTGTGCTCTTTGCATGGCAGCACATGTCTCATTGCTAATGATTGGTCTCTCTGCCTTAGAAAATTGTATTTCACTCTTCTTCTGATCACTATTCATGGAGAATAAGCTGTTCTCTCACCTCACAGAAAGTACCGAAATCCCCCCTTATATGACGAAGTGTCCAAGCAATGGTTTGTGTAGCCGACTTCCTGCAGACTGTATAGAATGTGTGACCAATGTCTCCTGTACTTATGGGAAGCCTGTCACTTTTGACTGTACAGTGAAACCTTCTGTTACCTGTGTTGTAAGTATTGCAGTTTACTTATTCCGACTGCATGCATTATAATGTTAAAAATGTAGcttacatatagatagatagatagatagatagatagatagacgtaTAGATACCCTTGCCCTCAACAACCTCTGaaccatttccccccccccaaaaaatgaaaatctggGCTGAGAAGCTAGCTCACTTGTGCAAGGATGAAGAGCAGTTTGGATATCCAGCACAGTAAAACCCGAGGCATGGCTGCATGCACCTGCAACCCTGGAGCTGCAGAGGGCCTTatgggctggctggctagccCTTCTCTCTGAacttagggctggggagatggcttagtcggCCAAGTGACTGCTGTGCAAGCTAAGCCTCTGAGCTtagaactccaggttcagtggagAACCATCAGGGAAGACAACAGATatcaacctctgtcctccacatgtaggtacataaatgcacacatacaagaaCACATACACCACGTACACACTGAAATCAGACACGACTATAAATAAGATCTTCCGTCTCCTTCCAGCTCAGGTTATCTCTGTTTCAGTTCTAATGtgactagacaaggctggctgTTGTTGGGCAGCACTGAAGGTGTCCGTTTACCAGCCTAAGTCCTTCATGAACTTCTGGGTTCTCAGTAGTGAGAATTAGGGTACAGAGGGGATAGTAATGTCTTTTTACCATAGATGAACTTGCAAAGGGATCAGCCTTATCAGGGGTGAGAGAAACAGCATAGCACTGTGGCCAGTGCCCCACTGGGGATCTCCCACTTAGATAAAGCCATGACTAGGCCAGTGAGAAGCGTTCAGGACAAGTCAGAGTGAAGCAAGATTTATTAAAGTCGAGATATGTGATGCGCGCACTTTAGATATAGGGATGGGTGTTGAAAGAGACTTAAGGAAGGTGTGTACTCCCAAGAGTTGCACTTAGGTGTCTTCACAATGGCTGTTTATATAATTCTGTACCATTCGAAGTTAACATAATATAAAGGCTGTAATTTACAAAAGTTAAAGTTTCTTCTggtttaaaacttaaaaagtagGCTCTGGTTTACGTAGTTTTCTTAAAGCATAGCCCTTGATAGGAAGTTGGGCAGCGGTTTTGTGGAATGTGCTGTTTAGagctggggaagaaagaggaatcCTGATGCAGGTGTGCACAGTCAGGGCTCCAAACACCCTGGCCTTCGGTGAGGAGCGTCTTGTCCTTAGGGACGCAGGCGTGGCTTCTGTGGGCAGTTTGACTATGCGCTCACTTGAGATTTTTAACTGTTGGCTAGCAGGAACTATAAACTAGATCTCAGGGCAAGAGGCTTGCTCCCTTCCTGTGTTCCCATaaggtggtggttgttgttgtgtttggttttgttttttctcgcTCTATCCAGTCTTATTCTTAGTGGTGGAAAGATAGGTCCAATAAGTGTGTGGGATACCTGGTAGCTCTCTGGAAAAATGAGGGCGTGAACCTTCCAGGTAGATGAAAAGGTCAGGTGATTGTCTTTGTTGAGACACTGTGCTCTGACCCAGGTGTGGTGCTTCTGTAAGCAAAGCGCACAGCCTCATCTCAGTTCAAAACAGCGTTTCCTCCTCCTGACTCTCTCAGGGCATTACACCACCATAGTGCACTATAATGCAGTCCAGCTGAGGGCCACATGAAGGCAGGACCTGGAAACGCTGCCTGCTGTGTCGTTCCTCTGAGCCCTGAGCAGCCAGAGTGAGATGGAAAGCACACAtcgccctctcctctccctcctcctccccctcctcctcctctttctttcatcagttttgttttgtttttgtttttgagtgtgtgggtattttgcctgcatgtggtgCCCCTGGGGTCTGGAACAGGGCATCTGCtcctctagaactggagctaGAGGTAGTTGtgggctgccctgtgggtgctgggaacaaacctggttctctggaagaggaagagggaacaggaagagggtgtcctttttatttttatttttttaattgaaagaaagtattttcttacaatatattctgatcatgcttttccccctctctcagatcctccccacctctctaccTACCCAACCCAtcacccttttctctttctttaaaaaacaaacaaaaacccaggaaacacacacaccaaatttacgcgcgcgcgcgcacacacacacacacacacacacacacacacacacacacacacacacactacaacacaaAATTGGGAACTagaatatacaagcaaaagaccaatcaGACCAAAAGCCACCCAAACAAAGCtatttgaaacaacaacaacaacagatctACAGAaatagttcattttgtgttggccatcatCTACCCCTGAATTGTAGTTAATATACCCAAGGAGACCCCATCGAAAAAAACTAGTTTTTCTTCTGCAAACGGGCAGCAGTTGCAGGAGTAttttggttagggatgggagccCTTGTCCCCTGCCCGCTCTCAGCACTCAGCTCTCTGCAGtcagggttcttaaccactgagccatttctccagctccccccccccctttaatatattacaaaaatatgGGTACTCATTACTAAAAAGTTAACAAAAGTGATGAAATACcactttgaaatttttcattttttgacacagagtttctctgtgtagccctggctgtcctggaactcactacaaagactaggctaaccttgaactcagagatccacctgcctttgcctctcagatGTTAGAATtcaaggcttgagccaccatgtccTGTCCATAGCCTTTTTTCTTTAGGCAAACTGtatagattttttcccccttgataCTATTTACTAACCTGCCTCCTTTACGTACTGTTAGGTCCTAAATATAAATGTTGTAGAAATTCGGCATCTGTTGATGTCGTACCAAGCTGCCATGTTGCAGCTGATGCGCTCTGTGCTTTGGTCCATAGGATCAAGACCTGAAACCCCAGAGGAACTTCGTCATCAACATGACTTGCAGGTTTTGCTGGCAGCTTCCTGAAACAGACTATGAGTGTACCAACTCCACCAGCTGCATGACAGTGGCCTGCCCGCGGCAGCGCTATCCTGCCAACTGCACAGTGCGCGACCACATTCATTGCTTGGGTAAGGAACAGAGTTTGAGGGAGCTATGTAAgcaaaattgttttttttctgagcttaCTCAAGAGCCCTTAGCCAGAAACTTGAGAATTACACTTATTGAATTGTAGTCAACAGATGAATTCTCATAACAAGGCTGAcaaactgaaggaagaaaaacagaaaatacataatctgtcataaaacaaggaaaagatcTCAGGTCTAAAACAGAAATTGAACTTGACCCAGTCAGTACCGATGGCATTGTGGCCACTTGAGGGCATTGCTGGCCTTCGTCCTCTTGCTTTGTCTTCCTTTCAGGAGAGTGTCTACTCCAAAGCTCTCTCTTCCACAATGGCTGCCTTCCTCAACCTTCCCAACAGTGGATAGTAGACAGGGCCTTGACAGCCCAGCTCTTGTCTGCACATGCTCTCTTGTCATTCACAGTTGCTAGCGTTTATTTATGTTGCTTGGAGCAACCTTCAGTAGCACTAAGGCCCTGTCCCAAGTTGTGAACTCCattcttgggtgtgtgtgtgtgtgtgtgtgtgtgtgtgtgtgtgtttggagatgtgtgtgggcacatatgagagagagagggagagagagagagagagagagagagagagagagagaatgtgtgtgttggttggagatgtgtgtgggcacatgtgttaGCCTGAAATTGGTGTTGGGTGCCTTTCTGTCCCTGCCCCTTCAGTACTTGGGTAGCAAGCCTGCCAGCTTCTCCGGAGCGCTAGAGATCCAAACTCCAGGTCTTGTGCTTGCACGCAAGGGCTTTATccatcgagccatctctccagtcaaaACAGAACATTGAAAACACAGTCAAGAATTCAGTTACCTGCAGAGCCAGCCTCTTTAgcatgtgtttttattgtttttttattctcataaagagaaaaagcagtttcttttaaaatccaaatttgGCTTTTCATATTTAGGTCTATTTTCCTTCCAGAATTCATTTGGGTAGGTAATCTAAGGAAGATGcagctttttattttcctctatgtGGTTAGCCCTAAGCTAACAATGTAGCATGACGTCTGGGTCCACTGTGAGTGCAGGACCGTCCCTCCCTCCACATCAGTTTTGCCCCTGGCTCTGGGCTGTATCCCCACCTCTCAACACACGTTTCTACACTAACAGGGATTGAAGCTGGACCCTCTGCATATGAGATGCTCCCTGTTACATATATAAAGCTCTTATATATGTCAGGACACAAGTTAAGAAAAGCTCTATACCTGTATTTGATGCTGATCTATAAGGGATTTCTTGTATTTATGACTTCAGAGACTTATGTAATGAAGGCTGCCTTTCTTAGGTGACTAGCACTCAGTCACCAGTGGCTGGGGcagatttgtatatttatttttgttggttcTGTAGGCTTCTATATCCAGCATCCTAAGGTTTTTGAAATGtttcctataaaaataaataaataaataaataaataaatgggaaggattgccgggcagtggtggcacacgcctttaatcctagcagttgggaggcagaggcaggcagaccgctgtgagtttgaggccagcctggtctacaaagtgagtccagaacagtcaaggctacacagagagaccctgtctcaaaaaacctaaaataaatagataaataaatgggaaGAATTTTGTTCTATGCCATTCGCTATGGTAAATGTTTTTGTAAAGACaagtaactttaaaaatccaaattacaTGACCATTGTTCATAAGTAACTCTCCGTGAGAATATTTTATGTGCCCAAGTTTCAAAGtaaaatactttgatttttttcccccccggTAAGGTAACCGGACTTTCCGAAAACTGCTGTACTGCAACTGGACTGGAGGCTACAAGTGGTCGACTGCTCTGGCCCTGAGGTATGCGATGGTCCTTCTGAGTTTAAATGCTCCTGAGATTTTTTTGGGGTCTGTGGGATCTTCCAGCATAGTCTTCAGCCAAGCTTAGCTTCCTGCTAAATTACATTATATACGCTGACGGGTGATAAGAGTCACAGAAGGGTGATCAGACGAAACTCTGTGGAGCTGAGCTGTGGGAGCGTCTCCTCTGAGGTGTAGTGTGATGGAATCACTGGTCCCTGTTGTTAGAAATAGCCAATTCACACCGGAACCCACTGGGGTCACTAAAATGCTGTATCCTGTTTAGACAGGTCTAGAGTGACTATTTTACATAATGTGCTGCAGAAAGTACAAATGTGCTTactgaaaactaaaaagaatgaaaacaaaaactttttttttttgcagtggtgggggagggagagagagtgtgtgtgtttgtacaacacacacatgtggaggccagagcacaaCTCTGTGGAAttgattttctccttcccctcctgcttGGCTTCTGGGGATGAGACCCGGGTCGCCAGGCTTTGATGCAAGCATCTGTgcctactaagccatcttgctggcccaggaAACACATTTTGAATTTCCTAGAATTGTGCTGTCTACACAGTCATACGCCTGTAACTCTACATAAAAGTGAGTGTTGAGTGAGAGGTGGTTCAGTATGCGAGTGTTTGCTGCACCAACACGGGAACCTGGGTTCAGAGTCCCAGCCCCCTGTACCAGTGAGTGCTGAGTGAGCTTGAGGTACAGTCACGTGATTGCTAATAGAGCAAGACccctctgcacacacatatacactacatgcacaaaaggaaagaaaaatgcacTTAAGTTTTGTTAAACTTTTCAACAGCATCTAAAAGAATTTGTACCAGCTCTTCCCATGAAAGGAAAAACCGGGAGGGACTGCAGTCAGATGGTTGCTTATTTACATCTGAAGTCTTAGCTTAGGCCTGAGACCctgaggcctgtggtgtgtgaTGCTGAGCAAGGCCGCTCATCCATCTTACTGTTGACATTTTGGGGCCAAATTCTTTTTCTTGGGGACTGTCCTATACTTATTGGAATGCCCTGTGGCATCCTGGCCTAATACTAATTGTCAGGACACCCCAGTTTTGATAATCAGAATCTCTCCAGACATTGCCAGAGTCTCCTTGGTGGCAGCATTGCTTCTAAATACAATTTAGATCTaggctgaggaaagagaaggatcctACCTGGGAAAAGggataattgaaaaataaaagaggaatccAAGGTGGAAACTCAGATGGAACAAATAAAATCCAATAGCTGGCCATACCTGGGCTTTGTCCGCAGTGattcaaattaaaactaataaCTGACTTTCAAGTCTCTctatttgttccttttgtttcttgaggTAGGTTCTTGCCATGTagttctcactggcctggaacttactatgtagtccagactggccacAGACTCCcagcagccccaccccagcctctaGGCCTAGTGACACAGAGATGACAGAGAGTCCCCATGACACCCTCACCTGGGCCCCCTTACCTTGTCAGCGTTTTACATCACATGCTACACTGAGCAGCTGACGGTATGGAAGCTTTTTGTCACAGCTCAACATAGTTATACAGAATGTTCACTCCAAGGAGATGTCTGCGGGTTTGCTCCAAAATGCTGTTGGTTTCATGGCCCCTTCAGATACCAGAATCCATGGCACTCAAGTCCTTTTTATCAAATAGTGTAGTGCTTGCACACAACCTACAGACATCCCACCCTTGCACCTCCTGTCATCTCGAGATGGCTTACGCTATCCAGTGTAAACACTGTGTGGATGCTTGTCACTTGCTGAGGGAGTAGTGACGAGGGAAAAGCTGTACTTGTGCAGTAGATATGCATTTTCCCCTCTTAAGTATTTTTCTTCAGTTGGCTGAGATGCAGAACTTCCTTTGGATACAGGAGGCTGACTGCTCTGCTCTGGGGGAGGGCGTAGGACCCCTTGGCCATGGGTGGGTACTTAGTGGAGCCAGTGGCGCACAGGCGCCTCTCCTCTGCACTGCTGTTATGCTTTGGCCTTTTACATTATTTCCCTGCACTGTCAGATCTTAGAATTTAAAGGAACTTTTAAGAATCACTCACAGCACTATATCTGTAGGGAGAAGTACCCAAGGCTAGGTGACTTGATCTGGATCTGCCAGGTGTGTCAGGTGCCTCAGTTCCTGACTCCACACCAGCACTCTGCAGGCTGGGTGAGGGTCATTTCTGTAACAGAAAACATTGGGTTTCAGTATAGCTAAAACTTATGTATTTCCT encodes:
- the Tm2d3 gene encoding TM2 domain-containing protein 3 isoform X1, with amino-acid sequence MEAAAEPLRTVRRLSRVLLFLSQCYILSGDGSLNLEHSQPLAQSIKDPGPTRTFTVVPRAAESTEIPPYMTKCPSNGLCSRLPADCIECVTNVSCTYGKPVTFDCTVKPSVTCVDQDLKPQRNFVINMTCRFCWQLPETDYECTNSTSCMTVACPRQRYPANCTVRDHIHCLGNRTFRKLLYCNWTGGYKWSTALALSITLGGFGADRFYLGQWREGLGKLFSFGGLGIWTLIDVLLIGVGYVGPADGSLYI
- the Tm2d3 gene encoding TM2 domain-containing protein 3 isoform X2 — encoded protein: MEAAAEPLRTVRRLSRVLLFLSQCYILSGDESTEIPPYMTKCPSNGLCSRLPADCIECVTNVSCTYGKPVTFDCTVKPSVTCVDQDLKPQRNFVINMTCRFCWQLPETDYECTNSTSCMTVACPRQRYPANCTVRDHIHCLGNRTFRKLLYCNWTGGYKWSTALALSITLGGFGADRFYLGQWREGLGKLFSFGGLGIWTLIDVLLIGVGYVGPADGSLYI